A stretch of Candidatus Lokiarchaeota archaeon DNA encodes these proteins:
- a CDS encoding ribosome biogenesis/translation initiation ATPase RLI translates to MRIAILNKDACRPDDCTHECRRFCPQVRTGVDAVIFPDGQDEPPTIVEDLCSGCGMCVKKCPYNHQGAVIKIINLPEELDTDTSHRYGVNAFKLFRLPTPKQSQVLGLIGPNGVGKTTAIRILAGELKPNLGRFEDPPDWDEIIREFRGSELQPFFEKIQEGSIVPIHKPQNITGLSEMESIAGKPISALLESSDSSGRLSEMKTELNLEDIWDRDVGHLSGGELQRVAITAAIVREGDIYFFDEPTAYLDVRERLRVARAIRNLSDLGKTVVVVEHDLSILDYVSDLICMLYGDPGAYGIVSHPHGTRKGINIFLDGYIPDENMRFRDTSITFKGMSADDREFKGAQPFIRYDNMTKEFKDFKLEVQAGEVAKGQIIGILGPNGIGKTTFVKMLAGVLEPDEGEAPNTTITGMELQVSYKPQYISADYEGTVRMYLRKVGEGREATSQFKTTVIRNMGLEHLLDNYVPDLSGGELQRVAIAGCLARDADIYLLDEPSAFLDVEQRLASARAIGRIIRNNMKTAFVVEHSILMADYLSDSMIHFDGIPGKHGYASQVITVKQGMNSFLKEMGVTFRRDPQTGRPRVNKEGSQMDQKQKAAGDYWGSPS, encoded by the coding sequence GTGAGAATAGCCATCCTAAACAAAGACGCTTGCAGGCCAGATGACTGCACCCATGAATGCCGACGGTTTTGTCCACAGGTAAGAACTGGTGTGGATGCTGTTATTTTTCCCGATGGACAGGATGAACCACCCACAATTGTTGAAGATCTCTGTTCAGGTTGCGGTATGTGCGTGAAGAAGTGTCCCTATAATCATCAGGGCGCTGTAATCAAGATTATCAACTTGCCAGAGGAACTTGATACCGACACAAGCCATCGGTATGGTGTTAATGCATTCAAGCTATTTCGGCTTCCGACTCCCAAGCAATCACAGGTTTTGGGTCTGATTGGCCCTAATGGCGTTGGTAAAACCACAGCTATTCGAATATTAGCCGGGGAACTCAAACCTAACCTTGGTCGCTTTGAAGATCCTCCGGACTGGGATGAAATCATCCGCGAGTTCAGAGGATCCGAACTTCAACCATTCTTTGAAAAAATCCAGGAAGGCTCCATTGTCCCAATCCATAAGCCTCAGAACATAACTGGTCTGTCAGAAATGGAATCGATTGCTGGAAAACCAATCAGTGCTCTTTTGGAGTCTTCTGATAGTTCAGGTCGATTATCTGAAATGAAAACGGAGCTCAATCTAGAGGATATTTGGGACCGAGATGTCGGACACTTGAGCGGTGGCGAGCTTCAACGTGTGGCAATCACTGCGGCAATCGTCCGAGAGGGTGACATTTACTTCTTTGACGAGCCCACGGCTTATCTGGATGTTCGAGAACGCCTTAGAGTTGCCAGAGCGATTCGTAACCTATCTGACCTTGGAAAGACCGTGGTCGTTGTTGAGCATGACTTGTCTATCTTGGATTACGTCTCTGATTTGATTTGCATGCTTTACGGTGATCCGGGCGCTTATGGTATTGTTTCTCATCCGCATGGAACAAGAAAAGGTATCAACATTTTCTTGGATGGATATATTCCCGATGAAAATATGCGATTCAGGGACACATCCATTACTTTCAAGGGGATGTCTGCTGATGATAGAGAATTCAAAGGTGCACAACCATTCATTCGTTATGACAACATGACCAAGGAATTCAAAGACTTCAAGCTTGAAGTTCAAGCTGGCGAAGTGGCAAAAGGTCAGATTATTGGTATATTAGGTCCAAACGGAATAGGAAAGACAACTTTCGTAAAGATGTTAGCAGGAGTATTGGAACCAGACGAGGGTGAGGCCCCTAACACCACAATAACCGGTATGGAATTACAAGTCAGCTACAAACCTCAGTATATCAGTGCTGATTACGAAGGGACAGTTAGAATGTATCTGCGAAAGGTGGGCGAAGGTAGAGAAGCCACTTCACAGTTCAAGACTACGGTTATTCGAAATATGGGCCTCGAGCACCTACTAGATAATTATGTTCCTGATCTAAGTGGCGGTGAGCTCCAACGTGTAGCTATTGCTGGCTGTCTGGCCCGAGACGCGGATATCTACTTGTTAGACGAGCCTTCTGCTTTTCTTGACGTGGAACAACGGCTTGCATCCGCACGGGCAATTGGACGTATCATCCGAAATAACATGAAGACGGCCTTTGTAGTTGAGCACTCCATTCTCATGGCTGACTACCTGAGTGATTCAATGATTCATTTTGATGGTATCCCTGGTAAGCATGGTTATGCATCACAGGTCATAACTGTCAAACAGGGTATGAACTCCTTCTTGAAAGAGATGGGTGTGACCTTCAGACGAGATCCCCAGACTGGACGGCCACGAGTTAACAAAGAGGGTTCTCAGATGGACCAGAAACAGAAGGCAGCAGGTGACTACTGGGGTTCCCCCTCCTAG
- a CDS encoding uridine phosphorylase: MKEGRVSAERPETQEREQYHLEVKEGDVASSVILPGDPGRVKKISSFWDSYEQKGAHRQFVTHTGIYKGTEISACSTGIGGPGTAIAIEELANVGARDFLRVGSTATLQEEINIGDIIISTGAVRLEGTSDQYIRQEYPASPSYEMVLAAVTAAESLGITYHLGISASTDSFYLGQSRPGFEGYKQDYSEALIEELQRAKVVNFEMEAATLFTLGNLYGFRTGAICAVYANRVKDEFRVEGEENAIRCGNETMRILAEMDGEKSKANKNYWYRGIA, encoded by the coding sequence ATGAAAGAAGGAAGAGTATCTGCTGAGAGACCCGAAACACAGGAACGAGAACAGTATCATCTTGAAGTAAAGGAGGGTGATGTTGCATCGAGCGTGATATTGCCAGGAGATCCTGGCCGCGTTAAGAAGATTAGCAGCTTCTGGGACAGTTATGAACAAAAAGGAGCGCACAGGCAATTCGTGACGCATACAGGGATATACAAGGGAACAGAAATTTCAGCGTGTTCTACCGGCATAGGCGGGCCGGGTACGGCAATTGCGATTGAAGAGCTTGCTAATGTAGGTGCAAGGGATTTTCTCCGAGTGGGATCTACAGCTACGCTACAAGAAGAGATCAACATAGGTGATATTATCATATCAACAGGCGCAGTTCGCTTGGAAGGAACCAGCGACCAATACATCAGACAAGAATATCCAGCCAGTCCCTCGTACGAGATGGTGTTAGCAGCTGTAACAGCCGCAGAATCGCTTGGTATCACGTACCATCTGGGCATATCCGCATCAACCGATTCATTCTATCTTGGTCAATCAAGGCCAGGTTTTGAAGGATACAAACAAGACTACAGCGAAGCCCTGATTGAAGAACTACAAAGAGCGAAAGTTGTGAACTTCGAGATGGAGGCGGCCACGCTTTTCACTCTGGGTAACCTGTATGGATTCAGAACTGGGGCTATATGTGCGGTCTATGCAAACAGGGTCAAAGATGAATTCCGTGTAGAAGGGGAAGAGAACGCAATTCGTTGCGGCAACGAAACCATGCGAATTCTTGCTGAAATGGATGGGGAGAAAAGCAAGGCCAACAAGAACTATTGGTATCGGGGCATAGCATGA
- a CDS encoding fructose-bisphosphate aldolase gives MTLEDTKFEHLCMGKRTRLHRMMYDFGPGNGKLLILPIDQGLEHGPIDMFANPESIDPDFQFRLAVEGGFSAIALHIGLAEKYAGKYAGKIPIVLKLNGKTNIPSDDEALSPLTASVEDAVRMGADAVGYTLYVGSPNQVADFTQLRQVRQDATRFGLPLIVWSYPRGRAIELKGGRDSLYAVDYAARVANELGADVVKLNVPATDPSKKADQPSPYDSMELDYGERVRKVVESAGKTMTIFSGGSKIGDEDVLKRAKICMENGARGLIFGRNIWQRDWEDALDMTSKIKKLMKNARQ, from the coding sequence ATGACCTTGGAAGATACGAAATTTGAACATCTTTGCATGGGAAAACGAACGCGGCTACATCGTATGATGTATGATTTTGGACCCGGCAATGGCAAGCTTCTGATTCTGCCAATAGACCAAGGTCTTGAACATGGTCCGATTGATATGTTTGCAAATCCTGAGAGCATCGATCCAGACTTTCAGTTTCGCTTAGCAGTGGAGGGTGGTTTTTCAGCGATTGCTCTACATATCGGTCTTGCCGAGAAATACGCAGGAAAATATGCTGGGAAAATACCTATTGTACTGAAGTTGAATGGGAAAACGAATATCCCTTCCGACGATGAAGCCCTCTCTCCGCTGACTGCATCGGTAGAGGATGCGGTTCGTATGGGTGCAGATGCGGTTGGATATACCCTTTATGTGGGATCTCCCAATCAGGTTGCTGATTTTACGCAACTACGGCAGGTGAGACAGGATGCTACTCGATTTGGTCTGCCACTGATTGTGTGGTCCTATCCTCGTGGTAGAGCCATTGAATTGAAGGGTGGAAGAGATTCACTTTACGCGGTTGATTATGCGGCTAGAGTCGCCAACGAACTCGGTGCAGATGTTGTGAAGCTGAATGTTCCTGCTACTGATCCTAGCAAGAAGGCAGACCAGCCATCGCCCTATGACTCGATGGAGCTGGACTATGGCGAGAGAGTAAGAAAAGTTGTCGAATCTGCCGGGAAGACTATGACTATTTTTTCTGGTGGGAGCAAAATTGGAGATGAAGACGTTCTCAAAAGAGCCAAAATATGCATGGAAAACGGTGCGAGAGGACTGATTTTCGGAAGGAACATCTGGCAAAGAGACTGGGAAGACGCACTTGACATGACCTCTAAAATCAAGAAACTCATGAAGAATGCTAGGCAATAA
- a CDS encoding fructose 1,6-bisphosphatase: MVKTTLSVIKADIGSLAGHVIVPDFLMEIARKSLKEGVEDGIINDYYVTHAGDDLELIMTHDKGEDHEEVHELAWNTFMEGTKEARKRKIYAAGQDMLEDTFSGNVKGMGPGSAEMTIEERKSDPFAIFCADKTEPGAFNLPLFRIFADPFNTAGLVIDPSFHEGFSFVVQDIKKEIPCYLEMKCPEEMYDLLALLGSTGRYTIKKIYRKDGMPAAAVSTDKLHQIAGKYIGKDDPVAIVRGHSGLPAMGEILEGFTIPHLVSGWMRGSHTGPLMPVSLEDSRCTRFDGPPRVIGLGFHVANGKLLGPVDLFADVAFDVTRKRAMDAVEYLRRHGPFMPHRLDDGAMEYTTLPGVLDKCESRFTEEEIRPEKE; the protein is encoded by the coding sequence ATGGTAAAGACGACTCTCAGCGTAATAAAGGCCGATATCGGTTCACTGGCTGGACATGTTATAGTACCCGATTTTCTAATGGAGATTGCTCGTAAGTCTCTGAAAGAGGGTGTGGAAGATGGTATAATCAACGATTACTATGTTACTCATGCAGGTGACGACCTGGAACTCATCATGACCCATGATAAAGGTGAGGACCATGAGGAAGTTCATGAGCTTGCATGGAACACTTTCATGGAAGGTACCAAAGAAGCTAGGAAACGGAAAATCTACGCAGCAGGACAGGATATGCTTGAAGACACCTTCAGTGGTAATGTCAAAGGTATGGGTCCTGGATCTGCAGAAATGACCATTGAAGAGCGAAAATCAGATCCCTTCGCGATTTTCTGTGCTGATAAGACGGAACCTGGCGCATTCAATCTACCCTTGTTCCGCATCTTTGCAGATCCCTTCAATACTGCAGGTTTGGTAATAGATCCAAGTTTCCATGAGGGTTTCAGTTTCGTTGTACAGGATATCAAAAAGGAGATACCCTGTTACCTTGAAATGAAATGCCCGGAGGAGATGTATGATCTTCTGGCTCTGTTGGGTAGCACCGGTCGGTATACTATCAAGAAAATCTACCGAAAGGACGGGATGCCTGCAGCTGCAGTAAGCACCGACAAACTGCATCAGATTGCAGGGAAGTATATTGGCAAGGACGACCCTGTAGCTATTGTTAGGGGTCATTCAGGTCTTCCAGCAATGGGTGAAATCCTAGAGGGCTTTACAATACCACACCTTGTGTCAGGTTGGATGCGAGGTTCTCATACTGGTCCCCTGATGCCAGTTAGTCTGGAGGACTCTCGATGCACACGTTTTGATGGTCCTCCGCGTGTAATCGGTTTAGGTTTCCACGTAGCTAACGGCAAGTTGCTTGGTCCTGTTGACCTATTTGCAGATGTAGCATTCGATGTGACCCGAAAACGGGCAATGGATGCTGTCGAGTATCTCAGGAGACATGGCCCCTTTATGCCTCACCGGCTAGATGACGGCGCGATGGAATACACAACCCTCCCTGGTGTCTTAGATAAATGTGAAAGCCGTTTCACTGAAGAAGAAATACGTCCAGAAAAGGAATAG
- a CDS encoding peptidylprolyl isomerase, with the protein MGNQGKVRASHILVDKHSKALEIINKIKEGASFKKMAKEHSECPSRKKGGDLGYFARGQMVKPFERATYNLSVGAMTQEPVKTKFGYHIIKRTG; encoded by the coding sequence ATGGGAAATCAAGGAAAAGTCAGAGCAAGCCACATTCTTGTTGACAAGCATAGTAAAGCTCTTGAAATTATAAACAAAATCAAGGAGGGTGCTAGTTTCAAGAAGATGGCAAAGGAACATAGCGAATGCCCAAGCAGAAAAAAGGGTGGGGATCTCGGATACTTCGCAAGAGGGCAAATGGTGAAACCATTTGAGCGAGCAACATACAATCTCTCTGTTGGCGCTATGACACAGGAACCAGTTAAGACGAAATTCGGCTATCACATAATAAAGCGGACTGGCTAG
- a CDS encoding mechanosensitive ion channel codes for MFVDFIASLLQPFGLDPYAQYIAIVPFLIILYIAYLIVARSIRVSFRRAGLPREATTGVIFIVRLIFFGIAVIAALTITEIIAGEGVVAFGALTGTAVGLAFSRSLSNMVSGLYVFASRPFRIGDYIRIGSVEGIVRDITLNYTKIVKPDYTIEAIPNSDIVEEKLVNFRIRIDQYLNIRGMKKEQETTEEGRLSSAMSKFKELTTGEEVYRYTFEIFAHRAYDVGEARENMKRVVQEWENRFLEPPEMFYSTNDYNGTRFGFAIIVDDPTKILEDGADFQEALVKSFQG; via the coding sequence ATGTTTGTAGACTTCATAGCTTCACTTCTTCAGCCATTCGGCCTGGATCCCTATGCACAATACATAGCCATTGTGCCATTTTTGATAATACTCTATATTGCCTATCTCATTGTTGCGCGTTCAATTCGTGTGTCATTCCGCAGGGCTGGTTTACCACGGGAAGCTACCACAGGCGTAATATTCATTGTCCGTCTAATTTTCTTCGGAATTGCGGTTATTGCGGCTTTGACCATAACAGAGATAATAGCTGGTGAGGGAGTTGTTGCCTTTGGTGCCCTAACAGGTACAGCTGTGGGTCTTGCGTTTTCAAGGTCATTAAGTAACATGGTTAGTGGCCTCTATGTATTTGCTTCACGCCCGTTCCGCATTGGTGACTACATCAGAATTGGATCAGTTGAAGGAATTGTCCGTGATATTACCCTCAATTACACGAAAATAGTAAAACCTGATTATACGATTGAGGCAATACCCAATTCAGATATTGTTGAAGAGAAATTGGTGAACTTCCGCATCAGGATTGATCAATATTTGAACATTAGAGGAATGAAGAAAGAGCAAGAAACAACGGAGGAAGGCCGGCTGTCGAGCGCGATGAGCAAATTCAAAGAGCTGACAACCGGAGAAGAAGTATATCGCTACACGTTTGAGATATTTGCCCATCGAGCCTATGATGTGGGTGAAGCTCGAGAAAACATGAAGCGTGTTGTCCAAGAATGGGAAAACCGTTTCCTTGAGCCGCCAGAGATGTTTTACAGCACCAATGACTACAATGGCACAAGATTCGGTTTTGCTATCATTGTCGATGATCCTACGAAGATACTTGAAGATGGTGCTGATTTTCAAGAAGCACTAGTGAAATCATTTCAAGGTTAA
- a CDS encoding ribbon-helix-helix protein, CopG family — MKVVTICLPKRYVSGIEDLVEQSKYPNRSEAIRIAIRDMLVDELWGSRAQKRPSVPLVSQLTETSPTEETTPP, encoded by the coding sequence ATGAAAGTCGTGACGATTTGCTTGCCGAAGAGATACGTTTCAGGTATTGAGGATTTGGTAGAACAGAGCAAATATCCTAATCGATCTGAAGCAATCCGAATCGCAATCCGGGATATGCTTGTTGATGAATTGTGGGGGTCTCGAGCACAAAAACGTCCTTCTGTCCCTCTTGTTTCGCAATTAACGGAGACATCTCCCACCGAAGAAACAACTCCTCCCTAA
- the tpiA gene encoding triose-phosphate isomerase, giving the protein MKDINLPAIVINFKTYPQANGERAVLLSQACERVAKEYDVSVIVAPQVTDLYRVSRAVDIPVFSQHMDPGSPGRFTGHVLGDALVESGCSGTILNHSENRMELADIEAAIQTAEDHHLYTIVCTNNPAVSVAASALNPSAVAVEPPELIGTGISVSQAQPEIISGTVEKIRAVNEEVDILCGAGISSGDDVESALNLGAQGVLLASAVAKAEEPVEILRDLAQPIA; this is encoded by the coding sequence ATGAAGGATATCAATCTACCAGCTATTGTGATTAACTTCAAAACATATCCACAAGCCAACGGTGAGAGAGCTGTTCTATTGTCACAGGCTTGTGAACGAGTCGCAAAGGAATACGACGTTTCTGTTATAGTTGCCCCTCAGGTTACGGACCTTTACCGGGTCAGTCGGGCTGTGGATATTCCTGTGTTCTCACAGCATATGGATCCTGGCTCTCCGGGTCGCTTTACCGGGCACGTTCTTGGCGATGCACTTGTAGAATCAGGTTGCTCTGGAACAATACTCAACCATTCTGAGAACAGAATGGAACTTGCTGACATCGAGGCTGCTATCCAGACTGCTGAAGATCATCACCTGTATACTATCGTATGTACCAACAATCCGGCGGTGAGTGTTGCTGCATCAGCTCTCAATCCTTCAGCTGTTGCAGTTGAGCCTCCAGAACTCATCGGTACCGGTATCTCGGTGTCTCAGGCTCAGCCAGAGATTATCAGCGGTACTGTTGAAAAAATCCGTGCAGTAAACGAAGAAGTCGACATCTTATGTGGAGCCGGCATCTCAAGTGGTGATGATGTTGAGTCTGCACTTAATCTTGGAGCTCAGGGTGTTCTGCTTGCATCGGCAGTTGCAAAGGCGGAGGAACCAGTCGAGATTCTGAGAGATTTAGCTCAGCCCATCGCCTAA
- a CDS encoding DUF89 family protein: MATESAIPLKVDLECAHCLIERAVNQAKLATDNPEKQMEVVEAVTKLFGMDLNENSVPSHIGTDRDLLVQEITGRDPYAHLKEESNELALELFPTLRSLVHEQTHPAARFRKAALIAAAANAIEFDVSGREFDLEILRDLVADVESDLAIDEVDEFYELCHEVSEVVYLMDNAGEIVLDMVLIEQIQNVGPEVTAVVKGGPILNDATMADAEAVGLDECADQVVDTGAPAIGVNLERDSEDFKQLLFSAELIVAKGMGNYESMTEFDTSELCPVVHILRTKCWPVARHVGVDRDKNVVLIRQ, from the coding sequence ATCGCTACAGAATCGGCGATACCATTGAAAGTCGACCTTGAATGTGCTCATTGTCTTATTGAACGAGCAGTAAACCAAGCTAAGCTTGCTACTGACAATCCCGAAAAACAGATGGAAGTCGTAGAAGCGGTTACCAAGCTGTTCGGTATGGATCTAAATGAGAATTCTGTTCCAAGTCATATTGGCACGGATCGAGATTTGCTTGTTCAAGAAATAACGGGCAGGGACCCGTACGCACATCTCAAAGAAGAATCCAACGAGCTAGCCCTTGAGCTATTTCCAACGCTTCGGAGTCTAGTACATGAACAGACCCATCCCGCTGCTAGATTCAGAAAAGCTGCTCTTATCGCAGCAGCAGCCAATGCAATTGAGTTCGATGTTTCGGGGCGGGAATTCGACTTGGAGATTCTCCGAGACTTGGTAGCTGATGTAGAATCTGATTTGGCTATCGATGAGGTCGATGAATTCTATGAACTGTGTCACGAGGTCAGTGAAGTTGTATACTTGATGGATAACGCCGGCGAAATTGTCTTGGATATGGTACTTATTGAGCAAATTCAGAACGTTGGGCCAGAAGTGACTGCAGTTGTTAAAGGTGGGCCGATTCTCAATGATGCTACCATGGCTGATGCAGAAGCGGTAGGACTGGATGAATGTGCAGATCAGGTTGTAGATACTGGAGCTCCGGCTATAGGCGTCAATCTAGAACGCGATTCAGAGGATTTCAAGCAATTACTGTTTTCAGCTGAATTGATTGTAGCTAAAGGAATGGGTAACTATGAGAGCATGACCGAATTTGACACGAGTGAGCTTTGTCCCGTCGTACATATACTTCGGACCAAATGTTGGCCCGTAGCGCGTCACGTTGGGGTCGATCGTGACAAGAATGTTGTTCTGATACGACAGTAG
- a CDS encoding M24 family metallopeptidase, whose translation MQFTPQRLEKVHRSMRAEEIDAIIVTRKPDVQYLTGYQPPLRDLPVACVVVDGHQPHLIVSETQSKALSLDLVMAKVVTFPEIGSPEWFLAHSPQMWKSAIGEIRNMGAESGMIGFQQDWVSVLEFDVLKKALPKAGFCDFSKNLWRLRQIKDPSEIETIKAATKIAEIGLRTALEIVVPGKTEEEASVEIEAAMRGSGGQQRGIRAAVLSERYGSFPFVQPSAERIGDDELALIDITVSHDGYFAEISRTLHTGSPDRNEKSLFDSVLNVSMNLENLMAPHMRISKLAEKSIEGIPNTKKRRVLGSSIGLDLREPPQIQSNSTYSLREGMVFSIHPTFYDEKVGTAKIADMLLVTENGSSRLTDMTRETL comes from the coding sequence ATGCAATTCACCCCCCAACGGCTAGAGAAAGTCCATCGTTCAATGAGAGCCGAAGAAATCGATGCTATCATTGTTACTCGGAAGCCTGATGTTCAATACCTCACTGGCTACCAACCTCCACTGCGTGACCTTCCTGTTGCATGTGTTGTTGTTGACGGCCATCAGCCTCATTTGATTGTCTCTGAAACACAAAGCAAAGCATTATCTCTGGATTTAGTAATGGCAAAGGTTGTTACTTTTCCCGAGATTGGTTCCCCAGAATGGTTTTTGGCTCATAGTCCTCAGATGTGGAAATCTGCCATCGGAGAAATTCGAAATATGGGGGCGGAGAGTGGTATGATTGGATTCCAGCAAGACTGGGTCTCAGTATTGGAATTCGATGTTCTAAAAAAGGCTCTTCCTAAAGCTGGGTTCTGTGATTTTTCTAAGAACCTATGGCGATTACGCCAGATAAAAGATCCTTCTGAGATTGAAACTATTAAGGCCGCCACCAAAATAGCTGAGATAGGCTTGAGAACCGCATTAGAAATCGTGGTTCCTGGTAAGACAGAAGAAGAAGCTTCAGTTGAAATCGAAGCGGCAATGCGAGGATCTGGTGGACAACAGAGAGGCATCCGGGCAGCTGTATTGTCTGAGCGGTACGGAAGTTTTCCTTTCGTTCAACCTAGTGCAGAACGAATTGGTGATGATGAACTAGCTCTCATTGACATAACGGTAAGTCATGATGGCTATTTTGCTGAGATATCACGAACACTACATACGGGAAGCCCAGATAGGAACGAAAAATCATTGTTTGATAGTGTTTTGAACGTATCAATGAATCTAGAGAATCTAATGGCTCCTCACATGCGCATTTCCAAACTTGCAGAAAAATCCATTGAGGGAATACCAAACACAAAGAAGCGGAGAGTTTTAGGTTCATCAATTGGATTAGATTTGCGAGAGCCTCCACAGATACAGTCGAATAGTACCTATTCTCTACGCGAAGGAATGGTTTTTTCCATTCATCCTACTTTCTACGATGAAAAAGTGGGAACCGCTAAAATAGCCGATATGCTCCTCGTTACTGAGAACGGCTCTTCTCGCCTTACAGATATGACACGAGAGACATTATGA
- a CDS encoding gamma carbonic anhydrase family protein: protein MPILPFGDTKPDIDPEAYISTQATIVGDVTIGEGVSVWPGAVIRGDRASVSIEKNSCVQDSVVIHAHNEDNPAMIGSHTVIGSSSVLHGVYLGDSLDIGDACVVFDGATLGEGVKLAPGSIVPENVVIPPRSVNSGSPASQIRELSQKEVERQKANAEVISQVFQKLRKWQFQP from the coding sequence TTGCCGATACTGCCCTTTGGAGATACAAAGCCGGATATCGATCCAGAAGCCTATATCAGCACACAAGCAACCATTGTAGGTGATGTTACGATTGGTGAAGGTGTGAGTGTTTGGCCTGGAGCTGTAATCCGTGGAGACCGCGCTTCAGTTAGTATTGAAAAGAACTCGTGTGTACAAGATAGTGTTGTTATCCATGCACATAACGAGGACAACCCAGCCATGATTGGGAGTCATACGGTAATCGGCTCAAGCTCGGTCTTACATGGTGTATATTTAGGCGATTCACTTGATATCGGAGATGCATGTGTGGTCTTTGACGGTGCAACCTTAGGAGAAGGAGTAAAACTTGCACCGGGTTCGATAGTGCCTGAAAATGTTGTCATCCCGCCGAGAAGCGTCAACTCGGGTTCACCAGCTAGTCAAATACGAGAACTATCACAGAAAGAAGTAGAACGTCAGAAGGCCAACGCAGAAGTCATAAGCCAAGTATTCCAGAAGCTTCGGAAATGGCAGTTTCAACCATAG
- a CDS encoding thioredoxin, protein MVSDVTPQEVEQAKNNASIVLVDCWAPWCGPCKALSPILEELEEKYGDNSAVKFFKVNTDEHRQFALENRLTAIPCVLVYKDGELATYEDPHRGGKTDRLIGLRPAEQYEQVIDALLE, encoded by the coding sequence TTGGTCAGCGATGTAACCCCACAGGAAGTTGAGCAGGCCAAGAATAACGCCAGTATTGTCCTTGTGGATTGCTGGGCGCCGTGGTGTGGTCCCTGCAAAGCTTTGAGTCCAATCCTCGAAGAGCTAGAAGAGAAATACGGGGATAATTCAGCTGTTAAGTTCTTCAAAGTCAATACTGATGAACACAGGCAGTTTGCCTTGGAGAACCGCCTTACAGCGATTCCCTGTGTTCTGGTCTACAAGGATGGGGAACTAGCAACCTACGAAGATCCGCATAGAGGAGGGAAAACGGATCGCCTTATTGGATTACGCCCGGCAGAACAGTATGAACAGGTAATAGATGCCCTTCTAGAATAG